A section of the Pimelobacter simplex genome encodes:
- a CDS encoding DUF4191 domain-containing protein encodes MSNTPVDPSTMSRRRQILETYRMSREVDPAIRWWMLGSFLLFGGLGFALFHFVLPGGGAFKMVLTVIGTFLIGLLALMIVFGRRAQKAAFKRLDGQVGAAARALTMLRRGWVIEEVVGFTKQQDMVHRVVGPPGIILVGEGNPGRLKALLTSEHKKHERVAGDYPVHEIMVGSEEGQVPLTKLVRHVQKLGRQVKPAEITEIRQRLRALDAQRPKVPLPRGPVPTSMKGMRGNLRGR; translated from the coding sequence ATGTCGAACACTCCTGTCGACCCGTCCACCATGAGCCGCCGCCGGCAGATCCTCGAGACCTACCGGATGTCGCGCGAGGTCGACCCGGCGATCCGCTGGTGGATGCTCGGCTCCTTCCTCCTCTTCGGCGGACTGGGCTTCGCCCTCTTCCACTTCGTGCTGCCCGGCGGCGGTGCCTTCAAGATGGTGCTGACCGTCATCGGCACCTTCCTGATCGGCCTCCTGGCCCTGATGATCGTCTTCGGCCGCCGCGCCCAGAAGGCGGCGTTCAAGCGCCTCGACGGCCAGGTCGGCGCCGCGGCCCGCGCGCTCACCATGCTGCGCCGCGGCTGGGTGATCGAGGAGGTCGTCGGCTTCACCAAGCAGCAGGACATGGTCCACCGCGTGGTCGGCCCTCCGGGCATCATCCTGGTCGGCGAGGGCAACCCCGGCCGGCTCAAGGCGCTGCTCACCAGCGAGCACAAGAAGCACGAGCGGGTCGCCGGCGACTACCCCGTGCACGAGATCATGGTCGGCTCCGAGGAGGGTCAGGTCCCCCTGACCAAGCTGGTGCGCCACGTCCAGAAGCTCGGCCGCCAGGTCAAGCCGGCCGAGATCACCGAGATCCGCCAGCGGCTGCGCGCGCTCGACGCCCAGCGTCCCAAGGTGCCGCTCCCCCGCGGTCCGGTCCCGACCTCGATGAAGGGCATGCGCGGCAACCTGCGCGGTCGCTGA
- the lipA gene encoding lipoyl synthase translates to MSATPEGRKLLRLEVRNAETPIERKPSWIKTKAKMGPEYTALHKLVKSEGLHTVCQEAACPNIFECWEDREATFLIGGDQCTRRCDFCQIDTGKPQALDRDEPRRVAESVQTMGLKYATITGVARDDLPDGGAWLYAETVRAIHDLNPDTGVENLIPDFNGRPELLTEVFESRPEVLAHNVETVPRIFKRIRPAFRYERSLDVLTQARAFGLVTKSNLILGMGETREEVSQALRDLHEAGCELVTITQYLRPSPRHHPVERWVKPEEFVELATEADEIGFAGVLSGPLVRSSYRAGRLYRQAMAARDAATV, encoded by the coding sequence GTGAGCGCAACACCCGAGGGGCGCAAGCTCCTCCGCCTCGAAGTCCGCAACGCCGAGACCCCCATCGAGCGCAAGCCGTCCTGGATCAAGACCAAGGCGAAGATGGGCCCGGAGTACACCGCTCTGCACAAGCTGGTGAAGTCCGAGGGCCTGCACACGGTGTGCCAGGAAGCGGCCTGTCCCAACATCTTCGAGTGCTGGGAGGACCGCGAGGCCACCTTCCTCATCGGCGGGGACCAGTGCACCCGACGCTGCGACTTCTGCCAGATCGACACCGGCAAGCCCCAGGCCCTCGACCGCGACGAGCCCCGCCGCGTCGCGGAGTCCGTGCAGACCATGGGCCTGAAGTACGCCACCATCACCGGCGTCGCCCGCGACGACCTGCCCGACGGCGGCGCCTGGCTCTACGCCGAGACCGTCCGCGCGATCCACGACCTCAACCCCGACACCGGGGTCGAGAACCTGATCCCGGACTTCAACGGCCGCCCCGAGCTGCTGACCGAGGTCTTCGAGTCCCGCCCCGAGGTGCTGGCGCACAACGTGGAGACCGTGCCGCGGATCTTCAAGCGCATCCGCCCCGCCTTCCGCTACGAGCGCTCCCTGGACGTGCTGACCCAGGCCCGGGCCTTCGGGCTGGTCACCAAGTCCAACCTCATCCTCGGCATGGGTGAGACCCGCGAGGAGGTCTCCCAGGCCCTGCGCGACCTGCACGAGGCGGGCTGTGAGCTGGTCACGATCACGCAGTACCTGCGCCCCAGCCCGCGTCACCACCCCGTGGAGCGGTGGGTCAAGCCCGAGGAGTTCGTCGAGCTCGCCACCGAGGCCGACGAGATCGGCTTCGCGGGAGTCCTGTCCGGACCGCTCGTCCGTTCGTCGTACCGCGCCGGACGTCTGTATCGTCAGGCGATGGCCGCGCGCGACGCCGCGACGGTCTGA
- a CDS encoding RDD family protein — translation MPSPTAKRPALSSFETASWGRRIAALLVDWLLCTLAVILVFGLDEYTEAGSVASILVLPVYIVESTLLTWLAGGSIGKLLTGLCVVPADGHLHRLNPIKVLIRQIMIGLVIPPLVFRNDGRGLHDLAAGTSTVTFATLRTLVK, via the coding sequence GTGCCGTCCCCGACCGCGAAGCGCCCTGCCCTGTCGTCCTTCGAGACCGCGTCCTGGGGACGCCGGATCGCCGCGCTGCTGGTCGACTGGCTGCTGTGCACCCTGGCCGTGATCCTGGTCTTCGGGCTCGACGAGTACACCGAGGCCGGCTCGGTCGCCTCGATCCTCGTGCTGCCGGTCTACATCGTCGAGTCGACGCTGCTGACCTGGCTGGCCGGCGGCTCGATCGGCAAGCTGCTCACCGGCCTGTGCGTCGTCCCGGCGGACGGGCACCTGCACCGGCTCAACCCGATCAAGGTGCTGATCCGGCAGATCATGATCGGGCTGGTCATCCCGCCCCTGGTGTTCCGCAACGACGGCCGGGGCCTGCACGACCTCGCCGCCGGTACGTCGACCGTCACCTTCGCGACGCTGCGCACCCTGGTCAAGTAG
- the glnA gene encoding type I glutamate--ammonia ligase, translating to MFNNSDELLKFIKDEGVEMVDVRFCDLPGVMQHFTVPVSSFDQSVFDDGLGFDGSSIRGFQAINESDMQLYPDPTTAYIDPFRKAKTLNVNFFIHDPITGEAYSRDPRNIAKKALAYLASTGIADTAYFAPEAEFYIFDNVRYSTGVNEGYYHIDSVEGWWNSGKDDGENKGYKTRLKGGYFPVEPYDHYSDLRADMVKNLEACGLLVERAHHEVGTAGQAEINYRFDTLLKAADDVMKFKYLIKNTAWEQGKSVTFMPKPIFGDNGSGMHVHSSLWKDGSPLFYDETGYGGLSDMARWYIGGILAHAPALLAFTNPTVNSFHRLVPGYEAPISLVYSSRNRSASIRIPITGSNPKAKRVEARFPDPSANPYLAFSALMLAGLDGIQNKIEPPAPVDKDIYELPPDEMAEIAQVPTSLGAVLDALEADHEFLTVGGVFTPDLIDTWTSYKRENEIAPVQLRPHPHEFELYYDI from the coding sequence ATGTTCAACAACAGCGACGAGCTGCTCAAGTTCATCAAGGACGAGGGCGTCGAGATGGTCGACGTCCGGTTCTGCGACCTGCCCGGCGTCATGCAGCACTTCACGGTGCCGGTCTCGTCCTTCGACCAGTCGGTCTTCGACGACGGTCTGGGCTTCGACGGCTCCTCGATCCGCGGCTTCCAGGCCATCAACGAGTCGGACATGCAGCTCTACCCGGACCCGACGACGGCGTACATCGACCCGTTCCGCAAGGCCAAGACGCTCAACGTCAACTTCTTCATCCACGACCCGATCACGGGCGAGGCGTACTCGCGCGACCCGCGCAACATCGCCAAGAAGGCGCTGGCCTACCTCGCCAGCACCGGCATCGCGGACACCGCGTACTTCGCCCCCGAGGCGGAGTTCTACATCTTCGACAACGTCCGGTACTCCACCGGCGTCAACGAGGGCTACTACCACATCGACTCCGTCGAGGGCTGGTGGAACTCGGGCAAGGACGACGGCGAGAACAAGGGCTACAAGACCCGTCTCAAGGGCGGCTACTTCCCCGTCGAGCCCTACGACCACTACAGCGACCTGCGCGCCGACATGGTCAAGAACCTCGAGGCCTGCGGCCTGCTCGTCGAGCGCGCCCACCACGAGGTCGGCACCGCCGGCCAGGCCGAGATCAACTACCGCTTCGACACGCTGCTCAAGGCCGCGGACGACGTGATGAAGTTCAAGTACCTCATCAAGAACACCGCCTGGGAGCAGGGCAAGTCCGTCACGTTCATGCCGAAGCCGATCTTCGGCGACAACGGCTCGGGCATGCACGTGCACTCCTCGCTGTGGAAGGACGGCTCGCCGCTCTTCTACGACGAGACCGGCTACGGCGGCCTCTCCGACATGGCCCGCTGGTACATCGGCGGCATCCTGGCCCACGCCCCGGCCCTCCTCGCCTTCACGAACCCGACGGTGAACTCCTTCCACCGCCTGGTCCCCGGCTACGAGGCCCCGATCTCGCTGGTCTACTCCTCGCGCAACCGCTCGGCGTCCATCCGGATCCCGATCACCGGCAGCAACCCCAAGGCCAAGCGCGTCGAGGCCCGCTTCCCCGACCCGTCGGCGAACCCGTACCTCGCCTTCTCGGCCCTGATGCTCGCCGGCCTCGACGGCATCCAGAACAAGATCGAGCCGCCCGCGCCGGTCGACAAGGACATCTACGAGCTCCCGCCGGACGAGATGGCCGAGATCGCCCAGGTGCCGACCTCGCTCGGCGCCGTGCTCGACGCGCTCGAGGCGGACCACGAGTTCCTCACGGTCGGCGGCGTGTTCACGCCCGACCTGATCGACACGTGGACGTCGTACAAGCGGGAGAACGAGATCGCTCCGGTGCAGCTGCGGCCGCACCCGCACGAGTTCGAGCTGTACTACGACATCTAA
- a CDS encoding helix-turn-helix transcriptional regulator, whose protein sequence is MMATNSNVPAAEAGIFGPRRRGTARGRSPRLVDAQELWDIDDVASYLGVTKQTIYSWRTTGYGPAGFRVGKHLRWRAATVINWTVQLEENP, encoded by the coding sequence ATGATGGCAACGAACTCGAACGTGCCGGCTGCCGAAGCGGGAATCTTTGGCCCGCGACGTCGCGGAACCGCCCGCGGCCGGTCACCCAGGCTCGTCGACGCGCAGGAGCTGTGGGATATCGACGATGTCGCGTCGTACCTGGGCGTCACCAAGCAGACGATCTACTCCTGGCGTACGACGGGATACGGTCCCGCTGGCTTCCGTGTCGGCAAACACCTGCGCTGGCGAGCAGCAACCGTCATCAACTGGACGGTTCAACTCGAAGAGAATCCGTGA
- a CDS encoding glutamine synthetase III family protein, with protein MTANAVRLAAIKDAQSFEGPAPFFDVAEKTGEIFGANVFSLAVMQKRLPKAIFKSVAATIQNGEKLDAAVADLVAAAMKDWAMERGVTHYAHVFYPLTGLTAEKHDSFLEPVGDGTAIWEFSGKTLIQGEPDASSFPNGGIRATFEARGYTGWDVQSPAYILENANGNTLCIPTIFVSMTGEALDHKTPLLRSQAAMAAQAQRVLALFGHQDVDNVVSYCGPEQEYFLIDTSFVNARPDLLNAGRTLFGAKPPKGQEFDDHYFGAIPERVLAFMHDTERALFKLGIPAKTRHNEVAPGQFEIAPVFERANLASDHQQLLMSTFRSIAKQHGLECLFHEKPFAGVNGSGKHVNFSFGNGNQGNFLNPGDNPHDNAQFLVFCAAIIRAVHLHGGLLRLTVASAGNDHRLGANEAPPAIISIFLGDQLADVFDQIAKGGEATSSKQKGILSVGVDTLPDLAKDAGDRNRTSPFAFTGNRFEFRAAGSNQTVAAPMVIINTIMAEALDFAANEIEAAVAQGADFNDAVAALLKTIIEQHGAVIFNGNGYSEEWHAEAEQRGLKNLRTTVDALPEWLTPESKALFSTYGVFSEAELESRYEVGVEQYVMTVGVEANLTAEIARTIVLPTALRYQTELAQNVAALKAAGVEADLSTLQGVTAPLGRLTGAITALESAIAGAHEHSGIAEAAYLRDVVLTAMGDVRAAADALEGVVADDLWALPTYQEMLYIR; from the coding sequence ATGACCGCGAACGCCGTACGCCTGGCCGCCATCAAGGACGCCCAGTCCTTCGAGGGCCCGGCCCCCTTCTTCGACGTGGCCGAGAAGACCGGGGAGATCTTCGGCGCGAACGTGTTCTCGCTCGCCGTCATGCAGAAGCGCCTGCCCAAGGCGATCTTCAAGTCGGTCGCCGCGACCATCCAGAACGGCGAGAAGCTCGACGCCGCCGTGGCCGACCTCGTCGCCGCCGCGATGAAGGACTGGGCGATGGAGCGCGGCGTCACGCACTACGCGCACGTCTTCTACCCGCTGACCGGGCTCACCGCCGAGAAGCACGACTCGTTCCTCGAGCCGGTCGGCGACGGCACCGCGATCTGGGAGTTCTCCGGCAAGACCCTGATCCAGGGCGAGCCCGACGCCTCCTCGTTCCCCAACGGCGGCATCCGGGCGACCTTCGAGGCGCGCGGCTACACCGGCTGGGACGTCCAGTCGCCGGCGTACATCCTCGAGAACGCCAACGGCAACACCCTGTGCATCCCCACGATCTTCGTCTCGATGACCGGTGAGGCGCTCGACCACAAGACCCCGCTGCTGCGCTCGCAGGCGGCGATGGCCGCGCAGGCGCAGCGGGTGCTGGCGCTCTTCGGTCACCAGGACGTCGACAATGTCGTGTCGTACTGCGGCCCCGAGCAGGAGTACTTCCTGATCGACACGAGCTTCGTCAACGCGCGTCCCGACCTGCTCAACGCCGGGCGGACCCTGTTCGGCGCGAAGCCCCCCAAGGGCCAGGAGTTCGACGACCACTACTTCGGCGCGATCCCCGAGCGCGTGCTGGCGTTCATGCACGACACCGAGCGGGCGCTGTTCAAGCTCGGCATCCCCGCCAAGACCCGGCACAACGAGGTCGCCCCCGGTCAGTTCGAGATCGCGCCGGTCTTCGAGCGCGCCAACCTCGCCTCGGACCACCAGCAGCTGCTGATGAGCACGTTCCGCTCGATCGCCAAGCAGCACGGCCTGGAGTGCCTCTTCCACGAGAAGCCCTTCGCCGGCGTCAACGGCTCGGGCAAGCACGTGAACTTCTCGTTCGGCAACGGCAACCAGGGCAACTTCCTCAACCCGGGCGACAACCCGCACGACAACGCGCAGTTCCTCGTCTTCTGCGCCGCGATCATCCGCGCCGTCCACCTGCACGGCGGCCTGCTGCGGCTCACCGTCGCCTCGGCCGGCAACGACCACCGCCTGGGCGCCAACGAGGCCCCGCCCGCGATCATCTCGATCTTCCTCGGCGACCAGCTCGCCGACGTCTTCGACCAGATCGCCAAGGGCGGCGAGGCGACCAGCTCGAAGCAGAAGGGCATCCTGTCCGTCGGCGTCGACACCCTGCCCGACCTGGCCAAGGACGCCGGCGACCGCAACCGCACCTCGCCGTTCGCGTTCACCGGCAACCGCTTCGAGTTCCGCGCCGCCGGCTCCAACCAGACGGTCGCGGCCCCGATGGTCATCATCAACACGATCATGGCCGAGGCGCTCGACTTCGCCGCGAACGAGATCGAGGCCGCTGTCGCCCAGGGCGCCGACTTCAACGACGCCGTGGCCGCCCTGCTCAAGACGATCATCGAGCAGCACGGCGCGGTGATCTTCAACGGCAACGGCTACTCCGAGGAGTGGCACGCCGAGGCCGAGCAGCGGGGCCTGAAGAACCTCCGGACCACCGTCGACGCCCTCCCCGAGTGGCTCACGCCCGAGTCCAAGGCGCTCTTCTCGACCTACGGCGTGTTCAGCGAGGCCGAGCTCGAGTCGCGCTACGAGGTCGGCGTCGAGCAGTACGTCATGACCGTCGGCGTCGAGGCCAACCTGACCGCCGAGATCGCCCGCACCATCGTGCTCCCGACCGCGCTGCGCTACCAGACCGAGCTCGCCCAGAACGTCGCGGCGCTCAAGGCCGCCGGCGTCGAGGCCGACCTCAGCACGCTCCAGGGCGTCACCGCTCCCCTGGGCCGGCTCACCGGCGCCATCACGGCGCTGGAGAGCGCGATCGCCGGCGCCCACGAGCACAGCGGCATCGCCGAGGCGGCGTACCTGCGCGACGTGGTGCTCACCGCGATGGGCGACGTCCGCGCCGCCGCGGACGCCCTCGAAGGCGTCGTGGCCGACGACCTGTGGGCGCTGCCGACGTACCAGGAGATGCTCTACATCCGCTGA
- the istB gene encoding IS21-like element helper ATPase IstB yields MTDSLTVPMNGTQASLYQQLRGHLAALKLTAAAEHLPGVLAQAEAEEWSMTATLEHLLAREVEATEARRLAGRLRFASLPTPATLADFDFDAAPGVDKKLVEELATCRYLDTATNVLLIGPPGVGKTHLAVGLGRAAAEAGYRTYFTTAADLAARCHRAAIEGRWATTMRFFAGPTLLVIDELGYLPLPGEAASALFQVVSQRYLKTSIVLTTNRGVAGWGEVLGDTTVAAAMLDRLLHRSVVLNLDGDSYRLRDHHAKNEALRHAATGTRRPLQ; encoded by the coding sequence ATGACCGACTCCCTGACCGTGCCGATGAACGGTACGCAGGCCAGCCTCTACCAGCAGCTGCGCGGCCACCTCGCCGCCTTGAAGCTAACCGCGGCCGCCGAACACCTCCCCGGCGTGCTCGCCCAAGCAGAAGCCGAAGAGTGGTCGATGACCGCGACGCTCGAGCACCTGCTCGCCCGTGAGGTCGAAGCCACCGAAGCCCGCAGGCTCGCCGGCCGACTCCGGTTCGCATCCCTGCCGACCCCGGCCACGTTGGCCGACTTCGACTTCGACGCCGCCCCCGGCGTCGACAAAAAGCTCGTCGAGGAGCTCGCGACCTGCCGCTACCTCGACACCGCGACCAACGTCTTGTTGATCGGACCGCCAGGTGTCGGGAAGACCCATCTCGCCGTCGGGCTCGGCAGGGCTGCGGCCGAAGCCGGCTACCGCACCTACTTCACCACCGCCGCCGACCTTGCCGCCCGCTGCCACCGCGCCGCCATCGAAGGACGCTGGGCCACCACGATGCGGTTCTTCGCCGGCCCCACCCTCCTCGTCATCGACGAGCTCGGCTACCTGCCGCTGCCCGGCGAAGCCGCCTCCGCGCTGTTCCAGGTCGTGTCCCAGCGCTACCTCAAGACCAGCATCGTGCTGACCACCAACCGCGGCGTCGCAGGCTGGGGCGAAGTGCTCGGCGACACCACCGTCGCCGCCGCCATGCTCGACCGGCTGCTGCACCGCTCTGTGGTGCTCAACCTGGACGGCGACTCCTACCGACTCCGCGACCACCACGCCAAGAACGAAGCACTCCGTCACGCCGCGACCGGCACCCGCCGACCGCTACAGTGA
- the istA gene encoding IS21 family transposase, with product MLTREEDIDAHALRRQGWTISAIARHLGRDRKTIRAYLDGERVAGERKPADDDPFEPYLDYVRARLTEDPHLWAVTLFDEVTALGYDRSYPTFTRQIRTRDLRPHCEPCSATKGRANAPIEHPPGEETQWDWLELPNPPAAWGWGKNAHLLVGALAHSGKWRGQLAPTEQQPHLIAGLDAVARKLGGLTKKWRFDRMTTVCHPESGKVTATFAAVAKHYGVQIAICPPRRGNRKGVVEKSNHTAAQRWWRTLPDDVTIEEAQASLDRFCELRGDARLRPSAVDGRASVLTVAEREPLAPVPATPFPATIREDRTVSAQALVAWRGNFYSVPPELARAQVVVSQRLGDPHVDIATSSGIVIARHELAPDGAGVMVRDHGHVIALEQLVLAGHDTSRPHRRKERIPPGPAALAAADVLRARQQPDDLTATAASSDDVVIDLSKYDRAATGRNTLT from the coding sequence ATGCTGACACGGGAGGAAGACATCGACGCTCACGCGTTGCGCCGGCAGGGCTGGACGATCTCTGCGATCGCCCGGCACCTGGGCCGGGACCGCAAGACCATCCGCGCCTACCTCGACGGCGAGCGGGTCGCCGGGGAACGGAAGCCCGCCGACGACGACCCGTTCGAGCCGTACCTCGACTACGTCCGCGCACGTCTGACCGAGGACCCGCACCTGTGGGCGGTGACGTTGTTCGACGAGGTCACCGCGCTGGGCTACGACCGGTCGTATCCGACGTTCACCCGCCAGATCCGCACCCGGGATCTGCGGCCGCACTGCGAGCCCTGCAGCGCGACGAAGGGCCGGGCGAACGCGCCGATCGAGCATCCGCCGGGTGAGGAGACCCAGTGGGACTGGCTCGAGCTCCCCAACCCGCCAGCGGCCTGGGGATGGGGCAAGAACGCGCACCTGCTCGTCGGCGCGCTGGCCCACTCCGGCAAGTGGCGCGGCCAACTGGCTCCGACCGAGCAGCAGCCGCACCTGATCGCCGGACTCGACGCCGTCGCCCGCAAGCTGGGTGGACTGACGAAGAAGTGGCGCTTCGACCGGATGACCACGGTGTGCCACCCGGAGTCGGGCAAGGTGACCGCGACGTTCGCCGCGGTGGCCAAGCACTACGGCGTCCAGATCGCGATCTGCCCGCCGCGACGCGGGAACCGCAAGGGCGTGGTCGAGAAGTCCAATCACACCGCCGCGCAACGCTGGTGGCGCACCCTGCCCGACGACGTCACCATCGAGGAAGCCCAAGCCTCCTTGGACCGTTTCTGCGAGCTGCGTGGTGATGCCCGGCTGCGTCCATCCGCCGTCGACGGCCGAGCCAGCGTGCTCACGGTCGCCGAACGCGAACCACTGGCGCCGGTGCCGGCCACGCCGTTCCCCGCCACGATCCGCGAGGACCGGACGGTGTCGGCGCAGGCACTGGTCGCCTGGCGCGGGAACTTCTACTCCGTCCCGCCCGAGCTGGCCCGAGCCCAGGTCGTCGTGTCCCAGCGCCTCGGCGACCCGCACGTCGACATCGCCACCAGCAGCGGGATCGTGATCGCCCGCCACGAGCTCGCACCCGACGGCGCCGGGGTGATGGTCCGCGACCACGGCCACGTGATCGCGCTCGAGCAGCTCGTCCTGGCAGGCCACGACACCTCCCGCCCGCACCGCCGCAAGGAACGCATCCCACCCGGCCCCGCGGCCCTGGCGGCCGCCGACGTCCTGCGCGCTCGCCAGCAACCCGACGACCTCACCGCCACCGCCGCTTCCAGCGACGACGTGGTGATCGACCTGTCCAAGTACGACCGAGCAGCAACCGGAAGGAACACCCTCACATGA
- a CDS encoding tyrosine-type recombinase/integrase, with translation MASISSGRPADDGSPRYVVNYRDPEGRQRRKTFRRKAEAAAFRNTVEADKLRGTYLDVDAGRMSFRAYAEEWLESRTFSPLTYEATELRLRLHVFPTLGHLELRKIKPSTIQKLLRSMEMAETYRRVIFSNVSAIFSAAVDDDLIAKNPCKASSVTRPATSRRKVVPWPTEWVSSMHDALPPQYRIAVTLGSGLGLRQGEVFGLAAEDVDFLRGVVEIRRQVKVFGGNRLVFGLPKGDKTRTVPLPQSVATELSSHLATYPRRMITLPWGVPEADSKTSAGLILTTRESSALNRNYFNTRLWRPGQAVVGIEQSRDNGMHALRHWYASVLLDAGESIRAVSEYLGHSDPGFTLRTYTHLMPSSTERTRAAVDAAFAAGRHASERPDTELEQPLWKTQSSVGPATRLSLSHSTTEIADDEAQQ, from the coding sequence ATGGCCAGCATTAGTTCCGGCAGGCCAGCCGATGACGGCAGCCCTCGGTACGTCGTCAACTACCGCGATCCCGAGGGGCGGCAGCGCCGCAAGACTTTCAGGCGCAAAGCCGAGGCGGCCGCATTCCGCAACACTGTCGAGGCGGACAAGCTCAGGGGCACTTATCTCGATGTGGACGCTGGCAGGATGTCGTTTCGGGCCTATGCCGAGGAATGGCTGGAAAGCCGGACCTTCAGTCCGCTGACGTACGAAGCGACCGAGCTGCGACTACGGCTTCATGTGTTCCCGACACTGGGCCACCTCGAGCTGCGGAAGATCAAACCGTCGACGATCCAGAAGCTGCTCCGGTCGATGGAGATGGCCGAGACCTATCGGCGCGTCATCTTCTCCAACGTCTCTGCCATCTTCTCGGCTGCGGTCGACGACGACCTGATTGCTAAGAATCCGTGCAAGGCCAGTTCCGTGACACGCCCTGCCACCTCGCGCCGCAAGGTGGTGCCTTGGCCGACCGAATGGGTCTCCTCCATGCACGACGCGCTTCCGCCGCAGTACAGGATTGCGGTCACGTTGGGATCGGGGCTGGGCCTACGTCAAGGCGAAGTATTCGGGCTCGCAGCCGAGGATGTCGACTTCCTCCGCGGAGTTGTGGAGATCAGGCGGCAGGTCAAGGTGTTCGGAGGTAACCGACTGGTCTTCGGCCTCCCAAAGGGCGACAAGACCCGAACGGTCCCGTTGCCTCAGAGCGTCGCGACGGAACTCAGCAGCCATCTCGCGACCTACCCGCGACGGATGATCACACTTCCATGGGGAGTGCCCGAGGCGGACAGCAAGACGAGCGCAGGACTCATACTCACCACCCGCGAGAGTTCCGCACTCAACCGCAACTACTTCAACACACGCCTGTGGAGGCCCGGCCAAGCCGTCGTTGGCATCGAGCAATCGCGAGATAACGGCATGCACGCCCTACGCCACTGGTACGCGTCGGTTCTCCTGGACGCTGGCGAATCGATTCGTGCGGTGTCGGAGTACCTCGGCCACAGCGACCCGGGCTTCACCCTGCGTACCTACACGCATCTCATGCCCAGCAGTACCGAGCGGACCCGCGCAGCAGTGGATGCGGCGTTTGCAGCCGGGCGCCACGCAAGCGAACGTCCTGACACCGAACTCGAGCAGCCCCTGTGGAAAACCCAGAGCAGTGTCGGACCCGCTACCAGACTGTCCTTATCCCATTCGACCACGGAGATCGCCGATGACGAAGCTCAACAGTGA